Sequence from the Primulina huaijiensis isolate GDHJ02 chromosome 16, ASM1229523v2, whole genome shotgun sequence genome:
CTTTTAACCTTTGAGCAAAAGGGTTAAACAAAAAAGTTCAAAGATAAAATCATGAAATATCTGACCTGACCAGCGGCAACTCTCAGCAATCCGCGCCGGACTCTGGAATCGTTCTGCTCCGTGACCCTCATCTGAACCCTCACCAGTTCCGAAACACTATTCCCACTTCTCCTCCTGACCGACTCTGCCCGATTCAGATTCTCCGACCCGTCCAAATCCTTCTTATCATTCTTCTTCTTCGACTTCAGACCAAGAGCTTTCTTCACCTTGCTCGCCGCCGAAATCGAGTCCACACTGGATGTCCTCTGCAGAGGCCGCCGATCTCTCGGAGTTGGAAACGTAAGTAAGAGGCCTTCTCCGCCAGAGC
This genomic interval carries:
- the LOC140961505 gene encoding uncharacterized protein, whose translation is MNVFLNVQMTHDCRVFIRSKFFTLIIKQSLHHSMDTNPFGNLGVDQSQSELRETAYEILVAACRSSGGEGLLLTFPTPRDRRPLQRTSSVDSISAASKVKKALGLKSKKKNDKKDLDGSENLNRAESVRRRSGNSVSELVRVQMRVTEQNDSRVRRGLLRVAAGQIQEIAPLKAGSEI